The DNA window GCGACCCACCAGACTGGAATCACGTGCCGTGAGCAGGGCTCCGAGCATACCCGAGAACCTCGCATCCCACGCGCAGGAACACGCCCTGAAGTGTGCTTTCTCCCCTCGCCATGGTGCGCTCGATGTCGTCTCTCGCATCACAACCGTTGCATGCGGCGTGAGCACGCGAAACGGTGGAGCAGGAAACAGTCATCGTGCAGGCACGGACACGACGATGACGCCGTCCGCACCCCTTGCGCAAGCGGCACGGCGATACGGCACACGGCGATACGGCACACGACGACACGCCATGGCAGCGGCGTCATGCACTGCTCCGCTCGCTCCCCGCTACGGCGCCTGCACCTGCACCTGCGCCTGCGCCTGCGCCTGCACCTGCGCCTGCGCCTGCGCCTGACGTCGTGCTTCACCTCATGTCACGGAGCGCAAGCCGCCTGGTTGTCGGCATCGCAGGCGAGAGGACACACGTCGCAGACGACGCACAGCGCGATGTCCTCATAGGCGGACTCACCGTCGGGAAGGCCCTCGTAGCAGTCGTCGATGCACCCGTCGTCGTTGCATGCGTTGATGCAGCTGTTGAGCGCTGCACACGACAGGTCGTTGAGGCACGCAGCGACGTAGGACGCGCAAGGCCCGTTGACTGCACAGAGCCCGCACGCTTCCGTGGGCGAACACGCCAGGTTGCCGGCATCGAAGCATTCCCCCGACGTGGTCGTGGTCGTCCCGGGGTCCGTCCAGGTGGTGGTCGTCGACGTCCCTGGCGTGGTCGTCGTCCACGTGGGGGTGCTCGTGGTCGTGCTCGTCCCTGGGGTCGAGGTGTCGCCTCCATCCCCCTTCTCCACGACGATCATGCACGTCGCGCTGCTGAGCACGATCGCGGCCCACCCGACCACCGCAAACCCGCTCCCTCGATGCTCGAAGCTCATCCGTTTCTCCCTTTCTGCGGACCCGACTCCTGCGGAACCCGACGGCCCTTCCTGCCAGCGCCGCCAGGGAGCCGACCCCCTCACGCCGTGTCGTGCTCCTCGCCGCAGCCTTTCAGACGGAATCCGCGCCCCATGCAGGCGCCGAGCATACCCGAGCCCCTCGCTTCCACGCGCGCGAACACACCGTGAAGGAGAGCTCTCCTCGCTCCGATCGCGGCGCGACATCGCCACTCGTCGCGATCGACACGAGAAGAGCGAACGAGCGAAACGCTGGAGCAGAAACAAATTCCGTGCAGGCGTAAAAGCTCGCATCCATCGGCTGCACCATCGCGCCGCCCTGCGGTGAGCCTCGAAGCCTGCTGCACGAACCTCTGGACCCTCTCTCGCCGCCAGAACCTCTTTCGTCAGCGACACGCCCCGTCGTCAGCGACTCGACGCGTCGCCTTCACCCCTCACCCCCCACCGCCTGCTCCTCCAGACCCGCTTGCCCCTCCAGCGCCGCTTGCTCCTGCAGCGTCCGGACACGTGGGATCGCAGCTTCCCATGCAACAGACATTCATCCCACTCGACCCGCAGGGCGTGCCATCGGGAGCGGGTTTCACACCACAGGCATTCGCATTGCACACGGCGACACGGCACGTCATCTGCGTCGTGCAGTGGCTGTCCTGGATGCAACCCACGCAGTTCCCTGCGTAGCAGACGCGGTTGGAGGGACAGGAGACTCCGTTTGGTCGCGGAGTGAAGGTGGGCGTCATCCCGACGCAGCTGTCTGCCGTGCACGGGTTGCCGTCATCCGGTGTCTCCCCAGGTGCCGCCACGACCACAGCCTGCCCCGCTCCGTTGCACTCGATCTTCCTGCAGTCCGTCGGGCTGTCATTGCTCACCGGCGTTCCGCTGGGCTTCGGGATGCCGATGCATTCGTAATTCTCACAGCGCGGCACCATGCACTCGTTCATCTGCTGACACTGCTCATCTCGCGCACAGCCGGTGCACGTACCGCTCACGCAACGCAGGCTCTGCTCCACCCCGCATTCGCTGCCATCGGCCTCGGCGACATGGCGCGGCACGCCGTTGACGCAGCTGTCGACCGTGCAATCGTTCCCGTCGTCGGGAACATCCTCGTCGTTCGCCTTCGAGATCGGCACACCCGCAGGGCCACAGACCACGTCCTGGCAGTCCCCGACTGGCGTCCCCACGACCGGCGTGCCCTCCGCGGCGAACGTCACGCGGCACGCCCCATCCACACACTGGTACGTCGCGCACGCCGTATCGGCGCTACAGGTGCAGACGCCGCTTCCGCCAGCGCCCCCCTGCCCACCAGCGCCTCCTCTTCCGCCCGTCCCGCTCGCGTCGCCGCCTGGAGGTGGCCCCTCCACCCGCTCGTAGTCCCCGTAGGACGAGAGCAGCGTGCAGGCCATCCCCGTGCTCATCACCGCGATCCAGCCCAGCAGCGCGATCCGGCCGACCATCGTTCCATGCTCCATCAGAACGTCCCCTCCACGCCCATCCAGCCTGGCGAGACGCGCAGCGCCACCGCGGGTCGCCCGTCACTCTTCGCAGGCCACAGCAGCAGTCCGACGCCGACCCCCGCTGCCACGCCTGCCACCACGAAGCTCACCGTGGACACGGCTCCCAGCGCGCCTGCCCGATCGTGGTGTTCCCCCCCGGCCCCGTCGTAGCACCTGAAGTCGAGGCACTCCTTCTCCATCGAGGCCGTCGCTCCCAGGGAGAGCGCCCCCGTCACGGCCCCCACCCCCACCGCGACCCCGGCCAGGCCAAAGGCGCCGACCGCCGGCAGCACGTTGCGTCTCGACGACCGAACGGCGCCGCTCTCCTCCGGCTCATCCACCACCGGCGTCCCGCGCTCCGACCCGGCTTCTGGCGTCGAGTGCGGCGAGCGCGTGGAGGACGGCGCCAGAAGCCGCAGCGTGATCACGTGCCGGCGCCCCTCCTGGAGCGTCACCTTCTGCGTCACCGAGGCGCGACCTGGCGCCGTGGCGGT is part of the Chondromyces crocatus genome and encodes:
- a CDS encoding tetratricopeptide repeat protein; this encodes MRSGLVTLGSTMVMLLGAWLGGSEANAQSTQASLDALDQAKEEARASADRGFEHFEAGRFEEAIRAFEEAHAKYPAPTILLKLAQANARIGRLREARRHYLRVVDEKLALYAPRAFFETQEQAKVELEALLPRLPSLQVSVTGAPADQVRLVIDGRASERRVVVLDPGIHTVTATAPGRASVTQKVTLQEGRRHVITLRLLAPSSTRSPHSTPEAGSERGTPVVDEPEESGAVRSSRRNVLPAVGAFGLAGVAVGVGAVTGALSLGATASMEKECLDFRCYDGAGGEHHDRAGALGAVSTVSFVVAGVAAGVGVGLLLWPAKSDGRPAVALRVSPGWMGVEGTF